One segment of Ricinus communis isolate WT05 ecotype wild-type chromosome 8, ASM1957865v1, whole genome shotgun sequence DNA contains the following:
- the LOC8273110 gene encoding light-regulated protein, chloroplastic, protein MQAALSIAPPVFPVKPSKNLSQVILSPPQLGASSLAPRASPIKAAYATVAYDTSTVDYSSVISVFPAEACETLGGDACLANIFPEVKLEARNDAAAARIASEPIEREYLEYNDAKTVFCAEACDDLGGEFCSREYQRGVY, encoded by the exons ATGCAGGCAGCTTTGAGCATTGCACCTCCTGTTTTCCCTGTAAAACCCTCCAAGAACTTGTCACAAGTGATATTATCTCCACCACAGTTGGGCGCTTCATCTCTTGCTCCTCGTGCCTCTCCAATCAAAGCAGCATATGCTACTGTCGCTTATGACACATCCACAGTTGATTACAGCTCTGTCATCTC TGTGTTTCCAGCAGAGGCTTGTGAAACCCTAGGTGGAGATGCATGTTTGGCAAACATATTTCCTGAAGTAAAGCTTGAGGCTAGAAACGACGCAGCAGCCGCTAGAATTGCTTCAGAGCCCATTGAAAGAGAGTATCTTGAATACAATGATGCAAAGAC GGTTTTCTGCGCAGAGGCTTGTGATGATCTCGGAGGAGAATTCTGTAGCCGTGAGTATCAGAGAGGAGTGTACTAG